Proteins found in one Fusarium oxysporum Fo47 chromosome V, complete sequence genomic segment:
- a CDS encoding cyclic nucleotide-binding-like protein encodes MSGPFSSPFGENSNPFGTDRGKRTNTAIHAVAEEEENDTITSPTNPRFGSSPNSASMFSGPFGGGFGGDSSAEAPPPSRNLPNPDSYPAQYNFGRRTSVSAESLKPSADSYDNWSPPFHEKSADQLERLKRAIEGNFLFSHLEDEQSAQILGALVEKPIPAKGIKVISQGDAGDYFYVVEKGSFDVYVNPTGSLQPGPDGMGNQVGNIQAGGSFGELALMYNAPRAATVVSAESGCTVWALDRVTFRRILMESTFARRRMYESFLEEVPLLASLNPYERSKIADALETKKFAAGEVIINEGDPGHAFYLLESGEADAYIGQPDNKVRHYKKGDYFGELALLNDAPRAASIVATSPVKVGSLGKNAFQRLLGPVEGILRRTKYQGVATGVEEMDPLHTG; translated from the exons ATGTCTGGGCCCTTTTCCAGCCCCTTTGGGGAGAACAGCAACCCTTTTGGAACGGACAGGGGAAAGAGGACGAACACTGCAATCCATGCTGttgccgaagaagaggagaacGATACCATCACATCTCCTACAAACCCTCGATTTGGGTCTTCGCCAAACTCCGCCTCCATGTTCTCTGGCCCTTTCGGTGGTGGTTTTGGAGGAGACTCTTCAGCTGAGGCACCTCCTCCATCGCGTAACCTCCCAAACCCCGATAGCTACCCTGCTCAGTACAATTTTGGTCGCCGAACATCAGTTTCTGCCGAATCTCTGAAGCCAAGTGCTGATTCATATGACAATTGGTCACCGCCTTTTCACGAGAAGTCTGCGGACCAGCTTGAGCGTCTTAAACGTGCTATTGAAGGAAACTTCCTTTTCAGCCACCTCGAGGATGAACAGAGCGCTCAGATTCTGGGTGCTCTTGTTGAAAAGCCGATACCAGCTAAAGGTATCAAG GTTATTAGCCAGGGCGATGCGGGGGATTATTTTTATGTCGTCGAGAAGGGATCTTTCGACGTATATGTCAATCCTACTGGCTCGCTTCAACCCGGTCCGGATGGCATGGGTAACCAAGTCGGCAACATTCAGGCTGGTGGTTCGTTCGGAGAACTGGCACTGATGTACAATGCACCTCGAGCTGCGACTGTTGTCTCAGCTGAGTCCGGTTGCACTGTATGGGCACTCGATCGTGTTACCTTCCGCCGTATTCTTATGGAGTCGACCTTCGCTCGGAGACGCATGTATGAGAGCTTCCTTGAGGAAGTTCCACTTCTTGCAAGTTTGAACCCATACGAGCGCTCCAAAATTGCCGATGCCCTTGAAACGAAGAAATTTGCAGCAGGCGaggtcatcatcaacgaagGAGACCCCGGCCATGCATTCTACCTTCTGGAGAGTGGTGAAGCAGATGCCTACATCGGACAGCCTGACAACAAGGTTCGCCATTACAAGAAGGGTGATTACTTCGGCGAGCTTGCCCTGCTTAATGACGCCCCGCGAGCAGCTAGTATCGTTGCCACGTCTCCAGTCAAGGTTGGTAGCCTGGGTAAGAACGCTTTCCAGCGACTTCTGGGCCCTGTAGAGGGCATCTTACGAAGGACCAAGTATCAGGGTGTTGCAACCGGTGTCGAAGAGATGGATCCTCTCCACACCGGCTAA
- a CDS encoding Pre-mRNA-splicing factor SPF27, whose protein sequence is MPIPPAYHESLPYVDQEPNLEALAAARDLIAAEASSQPPLPTSNPEPSFTPAMIAELERVSKSTPLAPLDLSRYEAPSPSAPPATALPAAAIAHSYLSSRLTNLELLEKWGKNAWLLGNHGLEAELQVLERELVAVKREIDIVNLERQKRQNAVGAEIKTLDDTWRTGVGRVLETEVAVEELRRKAREELTRRATDDQGQ, encoded by the exons ATGCCCATTCCTCCAGCGTACCACGAATCCCTTCCTT ATGTTGACCAGGAACCGAACCTGGAAGCTCTGGCCGCAGCCCGTGACCTTATCGCTGCCGAagcatcttctcaacctccccTGCCGACTTCCAATCCAGAACCCTCCTTCACGCCCGCCATGATAGCCGAGCTTGAGCGCGTCTCCAAATCCACGCCACTTGCACCGCTCGATTTAAGCCGCTACGAGGCTCCTTCTCCTAGCGCCCCTCCAGCGACCGCCCTGCCTGCTGCCGCTATCGCACATAGCTACCTCTCCTCACGCCTCACAAACCTCGAGCTTCTGGAGAAGTGGGGAAAGAACGCTTGGCTCTTAGGGAACCATGGACTCGAGGCAGAGCTCCAGGTACTGGAGCGTGAGCTTGTAGCCGTTAAGCGTGAAATCGACATCGTGAACCTagagaggcagaagaggcagaACGCTGTAGGGGCTGAGATCAAGACACTGGATGATACTTGGCGCACTGGCGTCGGCCGGGTGCTAGAGACTGAGGTTGCGGTTGAAGAACTTCGGAGGAAGGCTCGGGAGGAGCTCACGCGGAGGGCCACAGACGATCAGGGGCAGTAA
- a CDS encoding Spc98 family-domain-containing protein encodes MAPDRITNAIDSLITHIVPSDPNDPEDVAQERHDTCFEIVKSIIDSPVSPAISSDVNHASDLIKRKLIQSNPTQALRFSNLYTRLLSLPVLEHKWAILYLLYQLADSPDPSEPLPLSPVKPSAPNYRDAISRDAIKRQGRERTSRASRFEEEQFKEAFQSEGLKKVPQKESKQSSKEGDPRLEPAKRDVSLKSTLLANNYSEIEPPESVILRDLPFTLQGLSSTNLPFTKSDLIKLPATLPLPIISLLHTLAEPSLLYRGLDGFCKTPAKGLLGQSLRAAIHGELKSYLSLIATLETQIRRALASLDEEAPREGIGRTGVTLKRCVVWTREATMGLRLMSLIAEESEKNRGGQLVSLIHSFSSSHGDPVVAAFAERLLRSFTRPFYDILRHWIYDGELSDPFQEFFVREQAPDKDQAKAKGAGNVWEDKFEIAADMIPSIITQDFAQKVFLIGKSLNFIRHSCGDAMWVEDYSKAASKELRYGDTATLEAWIDEAYKTTMKRLIDLMANKFHLFKHLQALKNYILLGQGDFIALLMESLAANLDRPAGAQYRHTLTAQLEHAIRGSNAQYDSPEVLRRLDARMLQLSHGDIGWDCFTLEYKIDAPVDVVVTEWGNRQYLKVFNFLWRIKRVEFAVLSTWRKCMTGARGVLQNSDPAVSQTWKSTRGVLAEMIHFVGQLQYYILFEVIESSWGELQKRIQKEDCTLDDLIKAHTRYLNDITHKGLLGAKRRTHSSDEDDRTTYMMQLGEILRFMLSYRDSVDGLYSWSVSDFTQRQEADVRSTTRHNDDHDGRDTPMTGSGGVASEFPVLQERLRHLGASFRTRVQILLGDLAYQPDVDMRFLGVAMNFNDVYQPTRRKTKAAPGTATTARSASTNRGEK; translated from the exons ATGGCTCCCGATCGCATCACCAACGCTATTGACAGCCTGATAACCCACATCGTACCCAGTGATCCCAATGATCCTGAAGATGTTGCGCAAGAACGTCACGATACTTGCTTCGAAATTGTCAAATCTATAATAGACAG CCCAGTTTCCCCCGCCATTTCTTCTGATGTCAACCACGCCTCCGACCTTATAAAACGAAAGCTCATTCAGAGCAATCCCACCCAAGCTCTGCGCTTCTCGAATTTATATACCCGATTGCTTTCACTTCCTGTTCTAGAACACAAATGGGCAATACTCTACCTACTTTATCAGCTCGCTGATTCCCCAGACCCTAGCGAACCGCTCCCACTGAGCCCGGTGAAGCCTTCGGCGCCCAACTACCGAGACGCCATCAGTCGCGATGCTATCAAACGGCAAGGTCGGGAACGTACCAGTAGGGCCTCTCGATTTGAAGAGGAGCAATTCAAGGAGGCGTTTCAATCAGAGGGACTCAAGAAAGTTCCACAAAAAGAGAGCAAGCAATCCAGCAAAGAGGGGGATCCACGTCTTGAGCCAGCAAAAAGAGATGTTTCACTGAAATCAACCTTGCTGGCAAATAATTATTCGGAAATAGAGCCTCCGGAGTCGGTTATCCTTAGAGATCTTCCCTTTACTCTCCAGGGACTATCATCAACCAATCTACCTTTCACAAAATCAGATCTTATCAAATTACCGGCGACACTTCCTTTACCAATCATTTCCCTACTTCATACTCTGGCTGAGCCCTCGCTGCTTTATCGCGGCCTCGACGGATTTTGCAAGACTCCTGCAAAAGGGCTTCTAGGTCAAAGCCTCAGAGCTGCTATCCACGGTGAGCTTAAGTCATATTTGAGTTTGATAGCAACTCTTGAGACTCAGATTCGAAGAGCACTTGCATCTCTTGACGAGGAGGCTCCAAGAGAAGGTATTGGGAGAACAGGTGTCACACTCAAAAGATGTGTAGTATGGACACGCGAAGCAACGATGGGCCTCAGGTTAATGAGCCTCATTGCTGAGGAATCTGAGAAGAACAGAGGGGGCCAGCTTGTCTCCCTGATTCATagtttctcttcttcccatgGAGATCCTGTGGTGGCCGCATTCGCAGAGAGACTATTAAGAAGTTTCACACGGCCATTTTACGACATTTTACGGCACTGGATTTATGACGGTGAACTGTCCGATCCTTTCCAGGAATTTTTCGTTAGAGAGCAGGCTCCTGACAAAGACCAAGCGAAGGCAAAGGGCGCAGGCAATGTCTGGGAGGACAAGTTCGAGATCGCTGCAGACATGATCCCCAGCATCATTACTCAGGACTTTGCCCAGAAGGTCTTTCTAATCGGGAAGTCACTAAACTTCATCCGACATAGCTGCGGTGATGCCATGTGGGTTGAGGATTACTCTAAAGCTGCTTCCAAAGAGTTAAGGTATGGCGACACAGCTACCTTGGAAGCTTGGATCGATGAAGCTTACAAGACCACCATGAAGCGTCTTATCGACTTGATGGCCAATAAGTTTCACTTATTTAAACATCTCCAGGCGCTCAAGAACTACATCCTCCTAGGGCAGGGAGATTTTATTGCACTCCTGATGGAATCTCTGGCTGCCAACCTTGACCGTCCAGCTGGGGCACAGTACAGACATACTTTAACGGCGCAATTGGAACACGCTATCCGAGGATCAAATGCCCAGTATGACTCTCCCGAGGTTCTACGGCGCCTGGATGCCCGCATGCTGCAACTATCTCATGGTGATATCGGATGGGATTGCTTTACCCTTGAATATAAGATCGATGCACCTGTCGATGTTGTCGTGACAGAGTGGGGGAATAGACAATACCTGAAAGTCTTCAATTTTCTCTGGCGTATCAAGCGAGTAGAATTTGCAGTACTGTCAACCTGGCGGAAGTGCATGACAGGTGCTCGTGGAGTTCTTCAGAACTCCGACCCTGCCGTCTCTCAAACGTGGAAGTCAACACGCGGCGTTCTGGCCGAGATGATTCACTTTGTGGGCCAGCTCCAATACTACATCTTATTTGAGGTCATCGAATCCTCGTGGGGCGAACTTCAAAAACGGATCCAGAAGGAGGACTGCACGTTGGACGACCTGATCAAGGCGCATACACGGTACCTCAACGACATCACTCACAAAGGTCTTCTCGGGGCAAAACGACGTACGCACAGctctgatgaagatgacCGTACGACATATATGATGCAGCTCGGTGAAATCTTGCGGTTCATGCTCAGCTACAGAGACTCTGTTGACGGACTTTACAGCTGGAGCGTGTCAGACTTTACGCAACGTCAGGAGGCCGATGTAAGAAGTACTACACGACACAACGATGATCACGATGGCCGTGACACGCCGATGACAGGTTCTGGTGGCGTGGCCTCCGAGTTCCCCGTTCTACAAGAGCGTCTTCGACACTTGGGTGCATCGTTCCGAACTCGTGTGCAGATCCTCCTTGGTGATCTTGCATATCAACCAGATGTGGATATGCGATTCCTTGGTGTTGCCATGAACTTCAACGACGTTTATCAGCCGACACGACGGAAGACTAAGGCAGCTCCTGGAACTGCGACGACGGCGCGAAGTGCTTCTACAAACAGAGGCGAGAAGTGA
- a CDS encoding major facilitator superfamily domain-containing protein: MPKTLDDSQDEISSSAMSEEESCPQIAVRVPKQEVINRTTSHISGHDAFEPAATITASDGNVPYREAGDEIFDKVSSRRKVAIVAVLSFGAFLSPISSTSVLAATPEVAKTFSSTGSIINLSNAAYMIVMALSPLFWGPMSQVYGRRSAALSSSTIFFLLSLATALAPDLTSFIVFRAASAFGGTAFILIGPACIGDIYRPIERGAAMGWFLTGTLVGPAFGPFLGGIIVTYSSWRSIFWLQTGLAATGVLGVYFVVCETAHHLKINDLKSLSGKKRTLKVLGMISPMRVLRLFRFFNIALVACGSASLTWNMYSLLTPVRYVLNPRFKLDSPLLSGLFYLAPGFGYLVGTFGGGHWADMMAKRWIKKRGGVRIPEDRLRSTLPFMGAIMPGSMLVYGWTVDREVGGIPVPVIAMFVQGVAQLFCFPSYNTYCLDVMPGHGAEVAATNFFARYLVGCIASAVVLPAVEAVGIGWFSTISAAYLIGSALATMAAIRWGKGWRERTQARLEGPKEDENEAKADHDMNTDRYKSAQILRPSFAFDRSGPEQQSQSIGRET; encoded by the exons ATGCCGAAGACATTAGATGATTCACAGGATGAAATATCATCATCTGCCATGAGCGAGGAAGAATCTTGTCCACAGATTGCAGTCCGAGTCCCAAAACAAGAGGTTATCAACCGCACAACATCACACATATCCGGCCACGATGCTTTCGAACCGGCTGCCACTATCACTGCGTCAGATGGCAATGTGCCTTACCGGGAGGCAGGTGATGAGATCTTTGACAAAGTTTCCTCAAGACGCAAAGTTGCTATCGTGGCCGTCCTGTCGTTTGGGGCGTTCCTATCACCAATATCGAGCACTTCAGTGTTAGCAGCGACACCAGAGGTTGCAAAGACTTTCAGCAGCACGGGAAGCATTATAAACCTGAGTAATGCAGCGTATATGATTGTTATGGCGTTATCACCTTTATTCTGGGGACCCATGAGCCAGGTTTATGGAAGGCGGAGT GCAGCCTTGTCCTCTTCAACTATTTTCTTCTTACTCAGCCTAGCCACTGCATTGGCCCCTGACCTCACCTCGTTTATTGTCTTTCGGGCGGCTTCAGCGTTTGGGGGAACAGCTTTCATTCTCATCGGCCCAGCATGCATTGG TGACATCTACCGTCCAATAGAGCGCGGTGCAGCAATGGGATGGTTTCTGACCGGCACACTTGTTGGTCCTGCATTTGGACCATTTTTGGGTGGTATTATTGTAACATATTCGTCCTGGAGGAGTATCTTTTGGCTTCAGACAGGACTGGCTGCTACCGGGGTACTCGGCGTGTACTTTGTTGTATGCGAAACAGCCCATCacctcaagatcaacgatCTGAAAAGCCTCTCGGGCAAGAAAAGGACACTGAAGGTTCTCGGCATGATCAGTCCGATGCGAGTCTTGCGACTATTTCGATTCTTCAATATTGCACTGGTGGCTTGTGGTAGTGCATCCTTAACATGGAACATGTACAGCCTCCTAACACCGGTCCGTTATGTTTTGAATCCCCGCTTCAAGCTCGACTCGCCGTTGCTGTCGGGTCTGTTTTACCTGGCACCCGGCTTCGGTTACCTGGTAGGGACTTTCGGAGGGGGGCACTGGGCGGACATGATGGCCAAGCGATGGATTAAGAAGCGTGGAGGTGTCCGTATACCGGAAGATCGACTTCGATCCACCCTGCCTTTCATGGGCGCAATTATGCCGGGAAGCATGCTGGTATATGGCTGGACTGTCGACAGGGAGGTTGGAGGTATTCCGGTGCCTGTTATTGCCATGTTCGTACAGGGCGTGGCGCAACTGTTTTGCTTTCCCTCGTACAACACTTATTGTCTCGATGTCATGCCTGGTCATGGGGCAGAGGTGGCTGCAACCAACTTTTTCGCAAGATATCTGGTTGGATGCATCGCTTCAGCTGTGGTTCTGCCAGCAGTCGAAGCAGTCGGCATCGGATGGTTTTCGACCATCTCAGCAGCGTACTTGATAGGCTCAGCTCTGGCGACCATGGCTGCAATTCGATGGGGGAAGGGCTGGCGAGAGAGAACTCAAGCAAGGCTAGAGGGTCCTAAGGAAGATGAGAACGAGGCCAAAGCCGATCATGATATGAATACAGATCGATACAAAAGCGCTCAAATATTGAGACCAAGCTTTGCGTTTGACAGGAGTGGTCCAGAACAGCAGAGCCAAAGCATAGGCCGTGAGACCTGA
- a CDS encoding transcriptional regulator of RNA polII, SAGA, subunit-domain-containing protein, producing the protein MPDIDPAALSRPSVSLSTPILSNKTLAGTISGAPKIAKSSQIIPARIDLEPLYTALKAAIGNEKWAIYKESTTEFLIGRLNQTEYSERIDPILAGPGDKEHLHNNLIAAIYGNVTREMPDQGLAPWVSANDKPAATTGTKPVSGDATERRLKGDVMQLPTRDRRRIKDLVQNDVSVSMPPRIQLLTSNKWDPHESISNIFADTRRKLSTVTDATPTVGGINNMNFDLEIRKRYAQPLAVESGEFPDINMISGRMLPSCYEAGLVNGHTVDAPQFLSVAVETFIKEVLTQVFSRTRSNGPGESGSAGFGVGTTWIQTQKYKRQLEYEEEAAIRGEISRDKSGLLPIESRAASERGPLGMSDLRLSLEMADTGMAQFPVLMTQVIYGYREGELENWDDYTWVCDQPPEAYTDEKHDSEANGGHVFELANGYPDAMDIDTEAWWEGAESQDADMLDGILDSCLAAGS; encoded by the exons ATGCCAGACATCGACCCCGCGGCTTTGAGCCGTCCATCTGTCAGCCTCTCGACGCCTATTTTATCCAACAAGACACTTGCTGGGACTATCTCTGGTGCGCCAAAGATAGCAAAGTCTAGTCAGATCATTCCCGCCCGAATTGATCTCGAACCGCTGTATACTGCGCTCAAGGCTGCCATTGGCAACGAGAAATGGGCAATATATAAAGAATCAACGACCGAGTTCCTGATAG GACGCTTAAATCAGACCGAATATTCTGAACGAATAGACCCTATCCTCGCAGGCCCAGGGGACAAGGAACACCTACACAATAATCTCATTGCTGCCATATACGGAAATGTTACTCGGGAGATGCCCGATCAAGGGCTGGCACCCTGGGTCAGCGCCAACGATAAGCCTGCGGCGACGACAGGGACCAAGCCAGTATCCGGGGATGCTACGGAGCGGAGGTTGAAGGGAGATGTAATGCAATTGCCAACCCGAGACCGCAGGCGCATCAAAGATTTGGTCCAGAACGATGTCAGTGTCTCCATGCCGCCTCGTATCCAACTGCTGACCAGTAACAAGTGGGATCCTCATGAGAGCATATCCAACATCTTTGCAGACACACGTCGCAAACTTTCTACAGTAACAGATGCCACCCCGACAGTAGGAGGCATAAACAACATGA ATTTCGACTTAGAAATTCGAAAACGTTATGCTCAACCTTTGGCGGTCGAATCTGGCGAATTCCCTGATATCAATATGATCTCCGGCCGAATGCTACCCTCTTGCTACGAGGCAGGACTGGTCAATGGGCACACAGTGGATGCTCCCCAGTTTCTGTCGGTGGCTGTGGAAACTTTTATCAAGGAGGTCCTTACGCAGGTCTTCAGCCGCACGAGGAGTAATGGGCCTGGCGAATCAGGTAGTGCTGGGTTTGGCGTCGGGACGACATGGATTCAAACGCAGAAGTACAAGCGACAGCTGGAatacgaagaagaagcagcgaTACGAGGCGAAATCTCCAGAGACAAGAGCGGGCTTTTGCCGATTGAATCCAGGGCTGCGAGCGAAAGAGGCCCTTTGGGGATGTCCGATCTTCGTCTGTCCTTAGAGATGGCGGACACAGGCATGGCACAGTTCCCTGTGTTGATGACACAGGTTATATACGGATACCGGGAAGGGGAGCTGGAGAATTGGGATGACTATACCTGGGTGTGTGATCAACCACCTGAAGCCTATACAGACGAGAAACATGATTCAGAGGCAAACGGAGGACATGTTTTTGAGCTTGCGAATGGTTACCCTGATGCCATGGATATAGACACGGAAGCATGGTGGGAAGGTGCGGAAAGTCAGGATGCCGATATGCTGGATGGCATATTGGACTCGTGCCTTGCGGCAGGGTCTTGA